A region from the Nesterenkonia lacusekhoensis genome encodes:
- a CDS encoding response regulator: MSIRVVLVDDQEMVRTGFRMVLEDQDGLEIVGEAEDGKAAVELAAQTRPDVLLMDVRMPLMDGVEATRRICGTGERPRVLILTTFDLDEYVYEGLKAGASGFLLKDSPVEEIVAAIRHIHEGDAVVAPRITRRLLHHFTAEPSSTAGPPDTGFFDQLTPREHEVLQLVARGLSNAEIAQELVLSEGTVKIHVGRILTKLDLRDRVQAVVLAYQSGFIAAASPPE; encoded by the coding sequence GTGAGCATCCGAGTGGTCCTGGTCGATGATCAGGAAATGGTCCGCACCGGATTCCGCATGGTGCTGGAGGACCAGGACGGCCTGGAGATCGTCGGGGAAGCCGAGGACGGGAAGGCCGCCGTGGAATTGGCGGCGCAGACACGGCCTGACGTGCTGCTCATGGATGTGCGGATGCCTCTGATGGACGGCGTGGAGGCGACACGTCGCATCTGCGGGACTGGAGAAAGGCCCCGGGTGCTGATCCTGACGACCTTCGACCTGGACGAGTACGTCTATGAAGGGCTGAAGGCTGGTGCCAGCGGGTTCCTGCTGAAGGATAGCCCGGTGGAGGAGATCGTCGCCGCGATCCGGCACATCCATGAAGGCGATGCCGTGGTGGCTCCACGCATCACACGTCGGCTGCTCCATCACTTCACCGCGGAGCCTTCATCCACTGCTGGGCCCCCGGACACTGGTTTCTTCGACCAGCTGACCCCGCGGGAGCACGAGGTGCTGCAGCTGGTCGCCAGGGGGCTCTCCAACGCTGAGATCGCCCAAGAACTGGTGCTCTCCGAGGGCACGGTGAAGATCCACGTGGGACGCATCCTGACCAAGCTCGACCTCCGGGACCGTGTCCAAGCGGTGGTGCTTGCCTATCAGAGCGGGTTCATCGCAGCTGCCTCGCCTCCTGAGTGA
- a CDS encoding sensor histidine kinase, with product MEVLRSRAEQLERERDAEARAAAAKERARIAREIHDVVSHNVGAVGILADGAATKVESDPEQARTAMLRVRDTSRKALAEMRTMLGVLRNGEGPEEVPQPGLDQLDALVAEFRSLGVPVELTILGERPAEITSGVQLAVYRVVQESLTNVGKHAGEVSHAEVRITFTPDEAEIGVDDDGRGYADHAGPGVSGGHGLVGMRERVHAYGGRFEAGMRPAGGYQVRAWLPLVSREEEQV from the coding sequence ATGGAAGTGCTCCGGTCCCGGGCCGAGCAGCTGGAGCGTGAACGCGATGCTGAGGCCCGTGCTGCCGCCGCGAAGGAACGGGCGCGGATCGCCCGGGAGATCCATGATGTGGTCTCTCATAACGTCGGTGCGGTAGGGATCCTGGCAGACGGAGCAGCGACGAAAGTCGAGAGTGACCCGGAACAGGCGAGAACTGCGATGCTTCGGGTCCGGGACACCAGCCGCAAAGCTCTGGCTGAGATGCGCACGATGCTGGGGGTGCTGCGCAACGGCGAGGGCCCGGAGGAGGTTCCGCAGCCTGGTCTGGACCAGCTCGATGCTCTTGTGGCTGAGTTCCGTTCTTTGGGCGTTCCCGTTGAGCTCACGATCCTTGGCGAACGACCCGCGGAGATCACCTCAGGTGTCCAGCTCGCGGTCTACCGGGTGGTCCAGGAGTCCCTGACCAACGTCGGCAAGCACGCCGGCGAGGTCTCCCATGCAGAGGTGAGGATCACGTTCACACCGGATGAGGCGGAGATAGGGGTTGACGACGACGGCCGGGGATACGCGGATCATGCCGGACCAGGGGTCTCCGGCGGGCACGGGCTGGTCGGAATGCGTGAGCGAGTCCATGCCTACGGCGGCCGATTCGAGGCGGGGATGAGACCGGCAGGCGGATACCAGGTCAGAGCGTGGTTGCCTCTGGTGAGCAGAGAGGAGGAGCAGGTGTGA
- a CDS encoding DUF7134 domain-containing protein, translating to MGTLREPDFPPSQGPRNARQSAEEGTGWPATRVRLIDALIVVVVFVYNLPIQFASVPGELWSGTGVVLSLALCLPYLWRLHLPVTVFILTFAAALTQLVLGVELLVADVMLLLTLYNVASRTRWTVAVPSTLALIVWSLMASVPLISKGYLSIGELGGSPSRRRVDLHMGSAGGHTQEVHGSAPVPGRAAGA from the coding sequence ATGGGAACGCTCAGAGAGCCGGACTTCCCTCCATCTCAGGGACCGCGGAACGCCCGCCAAAGCGCCGAAGAGGGCACTGGCTGGCCGGCGACACGTGTTCGGCTGATCGATGCGCTCATCGTGGTGGTCGTCTTCGTCTACAACCTGCCCATCCAGTTCGCTTCCGTCCCTGGCGAGCTCTGGAGCGGAACCGGCGTGGTTCTTTCTCTGGCACTGTGCCTGCCTTACCTGTGGAGACTTCACCTCCCAGTGACAGTCTTCATCCTGACCTTCGCCGCAGCGCTCACACAGCTGGTGCTGGGAGTGGAGCTGTTGGTGGCGGACGTGATGCTGCTGCTGACCCTGTACAACGTGGCCTCGCGTACCAGGTGGACGGTCGCGGTCCCCTCGACTCTTGCGCTGATCGTGTGGTCGCTGATGGCCAGTGTCCCGCTGATCTCGAAGGGCTACCTCAGCATCGGTGAGTTGGGGGGTTCTCCTTCTCGCCGTCGTGTGGATCTGCACATGGGGTCTGCTGGTGGGCACACGCAGGAAGTACATGGAAGTGCTCCGGTCCCGGGCCGAGCAGCTGGAGCGTGA
- a CDS encoding ABC transporter permease, producing the protein MFFEALAGDGESELVDQAETIDVRGGESRLGHVEVFLDGQCENFHLRKASTSIHPPPRRPRHSSLLLHPQTRRAGIGLSRGLIELRHNLASIVNYIFFPTLAVCVMYLLRDMPLGDTDYSLGQYAVPGIISMNILFTGLMGIASTLMLEREDGTLHRARAIPHGAIGYFLGKLISQALLCLVTFTVVLALSMILFDGFALHRANSLLTLSWVLPLGIVAMLPIGVVLGSALRHPRQLSFVSLLLMCLTAVSGVFYPLSLQSPMLQLIGQAFPLYWLGLGVRGAMLPDAFAADELGESWRLLETAGVLSLWAVVGSALAVYVLRKSSRRAVGSRMKESSP; encoded by the coding sequence GTGTTCTTCGAGGCGTTGGCCGGTGATGGTGAGTCCGAGCTGGTCGACCAGGCAGAAACTATCGATGTCAGGGGTGGTGAAAGTAGGCTTGGCCACGTCGAGGTCTTTCTAGATGGGCAGTGTGAGAACTTCCATCTTCGGAAGGCCTCGACGTCTATCCACCCACCGCCACGCCGACCCCGCCACTCGTCCCTGCTTCTACACCCTCAAACGCGAAGAGCCGGCATAGGTCTCTCCCGTGGGCTCATTGAGCTGCGTCATAACCTTGCCTCGATCGTTAACTACATCTTCTTCCCGACCTTGGCTGTCTGCGTGATGTACCTACTCCGGGACATGCCCCTTGGAGACACTGATTACTCTCTGGGCCAGTACGCAGTGCCTGGAATCATCTCCATGAACATCCTGTTCACGGGGCTGATGGGAATAGCATCCACGCTGATGCTTGAGCGCGAGGACGGGACCCTGCATCGGGCCCGGGCAATACCTCACGGTGCGATCGGATATTTCCTCGGGAAACTTATCAGCCAAGCGCTTCTGTGCCTGGTCACTTTCACCGTAGTTCTGGCTCTATCGATGATTCTGTTCGATGGGTTCGCGCTGCACAGGGCCAACTCGTTGCTCACTCTGAGCTGGGTGCTCCCTCTGGGAATCGTCGCTATGCTTCCCATCGGCGTGGTCCTCGGTTCCGCGTTGCGGCATCCCCGTCAGCTGAGCTTCGTCTCCCTGCTGCTGATGTGCCTCACTGCCGTGTCAGGCGTCTTCTATCCGTTGTCCCTCCAGTCGCCCATGCTGCAGCTCATTGGCCAGGCGTTTCCTCTCTACTGGCTAGGCCTCGGAGTGCGGGGGGCTATGCTCCCTGATGCGTTTGCGGCGGATGAGCTGGGGGAATCATGGCGTCTACTCGAGACCGCCGGCGTGCTGAGTCTCTGGGCAGTGGTCGGCAGCGCCTTGGCCGTCTACGTCCTGCGAAAGTCGTCGCGACGTGCTGTGGGAAGTCGTATGAAAGAGAGCAGCCCCTGA
- a CDS encoding ATP-binding protein, translating to MSYSPRSVDALLDHLVQEAPAVALDGPKGVGKTATASRRAQHVWNMEIPEHREHVMADRTLGNLPSGTLFLDEWQNYPDSWNAVRRAVDNGADPGRFVLAGSATPRPGSGTHSGAGRILSVRMRPMGLHERGLADPSVSLGDMLSGAGSDIAGSADFSISDYYDAIVSSGFPAIHNKSPRLQKSYLDSYLQRIIDRDLPEQGHSVRRPGTLMRWLKAYAAASSTTSTQQKILDVAGEDGERPARTTVNTYREFLTKLWLLDPIEAWSNESNPFKQLQTVQKHQLADPALAARLMGLTSGRLATPAAADKAGKLFESLAALTVRVIAEAHSASVGHLRSYDNREEVDLIVEGDEGQIIGIEVKLSPDFRDQDLRHLKWLRERMPDDVVDLMVISTGEKAYRRADGIAVVPLALLGP from the coding sequence ATGTCCTACTCGCCTCGCAGCGTCGACGCTCTCCTAGATCACCTGGTGCAGGAAGCCCCCGCTGTCGCACTCGATGGACCTAAGGGTGTCGGGAAGACTGCGACCGCGTCCCGCCGCGCTCAGCATGTCTGGAACATGGAGATCCCTGAGCATCGCGAGCACGTGATGGCCGATCGAACGCTGGGGAACCTTCCATCGGGGACCTTGTTCCTCGATGAGTGGCAGAACTATCCCGATTCCTGGAATGCGGTGCGCCGTGCCGTGGACAACGGCGCAGATCCGGGACGATTCGTTCTGGCTGGAAGCGCCACTCCTCGGCCGGGCAGTGGAACCCACAGCGGTGCTGGCCGGATCCTTTCGGTACGCATGCGCCCCATGGGCCTGCACGAGCGAGGACTCGCAGACCCGAGCGTAAGTCTCGGCGACATGCTTTCTGGAGCGGGCTCCGACATTGCGGGATCGGCCGACTTTTCTATCAGTGATTACTACGACGCGATCGTCTCCAGCGGCTTCCCTGCAATACACAACAAATCCCCGCGATTGCAGAAGAGCTACCTCGATTCCTATCTGCAGAGGATCATCGACCGGGACCTGCCAGAACAGGGCCATTCAGTCCGCCGTCCTGGCACTCTGATGCGGTGGCTGAAGGCGTATGCCGCTGCATCCTCCACCACCTCAACTCAGCAGAAGATTCTCGACGTAGCTGGCGAAGACGGTGAGCGACCAGCCCGGACTACAGTGAACACTTACCGAGAGTTTCTGACCAAGCTGTGGCTGCTTGACCCCATTGAGGCGTGGAGCAACGAATCCAACCCCTTCAAGCAGCTCCAGACGGTGCAGAAGCACCAGCTTGCTGACCCAGCGCTGGCCGCAAGACTGATGGGCCTGACCTCCGGCCGCCTTGCAACCCCTGCGGCAGCAGACAAGGCTGGGAAACTCTTCGAATCCCTTGCCGCACTGACTGTCAGAGTGATCGCCGAGGCTCACAGCGCCTCGGTGGGGCACCTTCGCTCGTATGACAACAGGGAGGAGGTTGACCTCATCGTCGAGGGTGATGAGGGCCAGATCATCGGCATTGAGGTGAAACTGTCGCCTGACTTCAGGGACCAGGACCTCAGGCATCTGAAATGGCTCCGTGAACGTATGCCTGATGACGTGGTCGACCTCATGGTCATTTCGACAGGCGAGAAGGCCTACCGTCGCGCAGACGGCATCGCCGTAGTACCCCTGGCGCTCCTCGGGCCTTGA
- a CDS encoding GNAT family N-acetyltransferase: MLHRARLEDAQALHALREELAQWQEGIGITQWSPGETKPSDFLEQISRQEWHLVRDGDHVAAAVRILDGDPDIWPDSGIAPAGYVHGLMVSRTHAGQGLGRRVLSAAESMISARGHRLARLDCVTSNDALRSYYGARGYTEVGSHRFPPERGWRPVTLFEKRLAD, encoded by the coding sequence ATGCTGCACCGTGCCCGCCTCGAGGATGCCCAGGCCCTGCATGCGCTGCGGGAAGAGCTGGCGCAGTGGCAAGAGGGCATCGGGATCACCCAATGGTCTCCTGGCGAGACCAAGCCCTCCGATTTCCTGGAGCAGATCTCTCGCCAGGAATGGCACCTCGTAAGGGACGGCGACCACGTGGCCGCTGCTGTCCGGATCCTCGACGGCGATCCGGACATCTGGCCCGATTCAGGCATCGCGCCGGCAGGTTATGTCCATGGCCTCATGGTTTCCCGCACTCACGCCGGCCAGGGGCTCGGGCGCCGAGTGCTCAGTGCTGCCGAATCGATGATCTCCGCCCGCGGACATCGGTTGGCGCGGCTGGACTGCGTCACCTCGAACGACGCGCTGCGCAGCTACTACGGAGCCCGGGGCTACACCGAAGTGGGATCGCACAGATTCCCGCCCGAGCGGGGTTGGCGTCCTGTGACGCTCTTCGAGAAGCGCCTTGCTGATTGA
- a CDS encoding ABC transporter ATP-binding protein yields MEQTTKNASISIEIEGLSRIFSDGTGLHPTDLKIRAGEFVSILGPSGCGKSTLLRCLAGLESPDQGTVRFGDRVVTGPTVKDTPANRRRIGMVFQDLALWPHLSVLGNAAFPLQVSARRGGNSQRGEVKAQAEEALALVGMEKFTDKMPHQLSGGQQQRVAIARAVVAAPDVLLMDEPFSALDATLRAQLRMELVELTRRLGLTTLYVTHDQEEAMAMSQRIVVMHAGQILQFDAPETLYRHPSHEFVAEFVGTFNKLPPAFRRNGRTEGVRPENVTAVDSAALSDPAAPSDPDAILLEATPLACTYTGGRYLVRCQVEGVEEHWAVESSTRVELDSLLRLSVSPEHVLTLGSAPEPIRAPGMRQPA; encoded by the coding sequence GTGGAACAGACGACGAAGAACGCGAGCATCAGCATTGAGATCGAAGGGCTCTCTCGCATCTTCAGCGACGGCACCGGGCTCCATCCCACGGATCTGAAGATCCGCGCTGGCGAGTTCGTCAGCATCCTGGGCCCTTCCGGCTGTGGGAAGTCCACTCTCCTGCGCTGCCTGGCCGGCTTGGAGTCTCCTGACCAGGGCACCGTGAGATTCGGCGACCGAGTCGTCACGGGACCCACGGTGAAGGACACCCCAGCGAACCGACGCCGGATCGGGATGGTCTTCCAGGACCTTGCCCTCTGGCCCCACCTGTCCGTCCTTGGGAACGCAGCCTTCCCTCTCCAGGTGTCCGCGCGCCGCGGCGGGAACTCACAGCGCGGCGAAGTCAAGGCTCAGGCTGAAGAAGCACTCGCCCTCGTCGGGATGGAGAAGTTCACGGACAAGATGCCGCATCAGCTCTCAGGAGGCCAGCAGCAACGGGTCGCCATCGCCCGCGCGGTGGTGGCCGCCCCTGACGTGCTGCTGATGGATGAGCCCTTCTCCGCACTCGACGCGACCCTTCGCGCCCAGCTGCGCATGGAGCTCGTCGAACTCACGCGCCGCCTCGGCCTCACCACGCTCTATGTCACCCATGACCAGGAAGAGGCCATGGCGATGTCCCAGCGCATCGTGGTGATGCACGCCGGGCAGATCCTCCAGTTCGACGCCCCGGAGACCCTCTACCGACATCCTTCTCATGAATTCGTGGCTGAGTTCGTCGGGACGTTCAACAAACTCCCTCCAGCGTTCCGACGCAACGGGAGAACTGAAGGAGTGCGCCCGGAGAACGTCACCGCCGTGGACTCGGCCGCACTGTCTGACCCGGCCGCGCCGTCGGATCCGGACGCAATCCTGCTGGAAGCCACCCCGCTGGCCTGCACCTACACAGGCGGCCGCTACCTCGTCCGCTGCCAGGTCGAAGGCGTTGAGGAGCACTGGGCAGTGGAGTCCTCCACTCGCGTGGAACTCGACAGCCTGCTGCGTCTCTCCGTATCCCCCGAACACGTGCTCACCCTGGGCTCAGCACCAGAACCGATCCGAGCACCAGGCATGCGCCAGCCCGCCTGA
- a CDS encoding extracellular solute-binding protein, with amino-acid sequence MSAPKNLSDHPLRTLSAFGLLSVLALSACGSAEKAEADSEDRDDAAAADSEIAWEAPEDLEGSVTLYAANPQGLNEELAEEFTELTGVDVEIYGDTTGSITARLDAEWENPQADVVYLASWGPASAYASEGHVADYTPESSDQIHEDWIGDGFYGRDGSALALTVNTNAAPSTPSDWEDLAGDEFEDLVLMPDPRESGTARDLIAAMVSTWGEDETWELFDALFENGMDVQGANGPALDAVTAGSYAAVLGGVDYSAYSAIDSGEALEVVFADSGTMVSPRPFFILDEAPNPENAEALVDFFLSQQGQEASAGNNMIPAQPSVPAEHVDYEDVDLLDYDLDAIEADGEDILDEFVSRYLS; translated from the coding sequence ATGAGTGCACCTAAGAACCTGTCTGACCACCCCCTCCGAACCCTGAGTGCCTTCGGTCTGCTCTCCGTCCTGGCGCTGAGCGCCTGCGGCAGCGCCGAAAAGGCCGAGGCCGACTCCGAAGACAGGGACGACGCCGCCGCGGCCGACTCCGAGATCGCGTGGGAAGCGCCGGAGGACCTGGAAGGTTCCGTGACCCTCTACGCCGCCAACCCCCAGGGGCTCAACGAAGAACTGGCCGAGGAGTTCACCGAACTCACCGGCGTCGACGTGGAGATCTACGGAGACACCACCGGTTCCATCACTGCCCGCCTCGACGCCGAGTGGGAGAACCCCCAGGCCGATGTCGTCTACCTGGCCTCCTGGGGCCCGGCCTCCGCCTACGCCTCAGAAGGACATGTGGCGGATTACACCCCGGAGTCCTCCGATCAGATCCACGAAGACTGGATCGGGGACGGCTTCTACGGGCGGGACGGCTCCGCACTGGCACTCACGGTGAACACCAACGCCGCCCCCTCCACGCCCAGCGACTGGGAGGACCTCGCCGGCGATGAGTTTGAGGACCTCGTACTCATGCCGGATCCGCGGGAGTCGGGCACCGCCCGCGACCTGATCGCCGCGATGGTCTCAACATGGGGCGAAGACGAGACCTGGGAACTCTTCGACGCCCTCTTTGAGAACGGTATGGACGTCCAGGGCGCCAACGGACCTGCACTCGACGCCGTCACCGCAGGCTCCTATGCCGCAGTCCTCGGCGGCGTCGACTACTCCGCCTACTCCGCCATCGACTCCGGCGAAGCGCTTGAAGTCGTCTTCGCAGATTCCGGCACGATGGTCTCCCCACGCCCCTTCTTCATCCTCGACGAGGCGCCCAACCCGGAGAACGCAGAGGCCCTCGTGGACTTCTTCCTCTCTCAGCAGGGACAGGAAGCATCCGCAGGGAACAACATGATCCCCGCCCAGCCCTCTGTTCCGGCGGAACACGTCGACTACGAGGACGTGGACCTGCTCGACTACGACCTCGATGCCATCGAGGCTGACGGCGAGGACATCCTCGACGAGTTCGTCTCCCGCTACCTGAGCTGA
- a CDS encoding ABC transporter permease: MPLTAQERRTRNAATPLLILLIIGVAAPLSMVLIRAVIGYGDQPSALPELTDPRHLRTLGNTVMLGLLVVAVATAMAAPLAFLMSWTKMRRHRWIDVLLMLPFMTPPYVSALAWIDVTRFNGLADQILGEGGGDLVRTIILSPFGMALVMASEVFTFLYLILRNYLDAVPGSVDEAAAVSGASPRERFTRILLPLCTPAYSFGALIVFIRASGEFGTPVTLGNQIGFPVLVSEIYRSVTINPLDFPTAAALSSVLLWLGCAAWVLQQWIGRREQPFGGRARRRAGVTLSRWAEALGWFWLSAVALVSVIIPYVGIFIGAMTVLRSQPLSAENLTFDFFGIVLRSSSGQQALQNSASLALIAATIATVIAVASTLTSARLKRHPIGRGVDLLAVGSDTVPTIVMAIGLIFLWNSPWLPASPYNSSWMLVLGYTLVLLPMVVQNVKTARSTVDERYLEAANASGATAAQTFLRVMLPLLMPGIVAGWLLGLLLAFREVVISSLLRPGSYPLLSPWIMSEFDQGFRAEAMAMTVIGILGSTAVLVIVDSLRRRYLTPRG; the protein is encoded by the coding sequence ATGCCGCTCACCGCTCAGGAGCGCCGAACACGGAACGCGGCGACGCCGCTGCTGATCCTGCTGATCATAGGCGTCGCCGCGCCTCTGTCCATGGTGCTCATCCGTGCTGTCATCGGGTATGGAGACCAGCCTTCCGCGCTGCCCGAACTCACTGACCCCCGCCACCTGCGCACCCTCGGAAACACGGTGATGCTGGGGCTCCTGGTGGTGGCAGTCGCAACAGCGATGGCCGCGCCGCTGGCGTTCCTCATGTCCTGGACGAAGATGCGCCGTCACCGGTGGATCGACGTCCTGCTCATGCTGCCCTTCATGACACCGCCCTACGTCTCAGCGCTGGCGTGGATCGACGTGACCCGCTTCAACGGCCTCGCCGATCAGATCCTCGGCGAGGGCGGCGGCGATCTCGTCCGGACCATCATCCTGAGCCCCTTCGGCATGGCGCTGGTGATGGCCAGCGAGGTTTTCACGTTCCTCTACCTGATCCTCCGCAACTACCTGGACGCGGTCCCCGGAAGCGTCGATGAGGCCGCGGCAGTCTCTGGGGCTTCGCCCCGAGAGCGCTTCACCCGCATCCTTCTCCCGCTCTGCACCCCTGCGTATTCCTTCGGTGCGCTGATCGTCTTCATCCGCGCCTCCGGGGAGTTCGGCACACCGGTCACGCTCGGCAACCAGATCGGCTTTCCGGTCCTCGTCTCCGAGATCTACCGCTCGGTGACCATCAACCCGTTGGACTTCCCCACCGCCGCGGCCCTGTCCAGCGTACTGCTCTGGCTGGGCTGTGCCGCGTGGGTCCTTCAACAGTGGATCGGTCGCCGCGAACAGCCCTTCGGCGGACGTGCCCGACGCCGGGCCGGAGTGACGCTCAGCCGCTGGGCTGAAGCCTTGGGGTGGTTCTGGCTCTCCGCCGTCGCCCTGGTCTCGGTCATCATTCCCTATGTGGGGATCTTCATCGGCGCGATGACGGTGCTGCGGTCACAGCCTCTCTCCGCGGAGAACCTCACCTTCGACTTCTTCGGCATCGTGCTGCGTTCCAGCAGCGGTCAGCAGGCGCTCCAGAACAGCGCGTCCCTCGCGCTCATCGCAGCGACCATCGCAACGGTCATCGCGGTGGCGAGCACCTTGACCTCGGCCCGCCTGAAGCGGCATCCGATCGGCCGCGGAGTGGACCTGTTGGCCGTGGGCTCAGACACTGTGCCGACCATCGTCATGGCGATCGGCCTGATCTTCCTCTGGAACTCGCCCTGGCTTCCGGCCAGCCCCTACAACTCTTCGTGGATGCTGGTGCTGGGCTACACCCTGGTTCTGCTGCCCATGGTCGTCCAGAACGTCAAGACCGCACGCAGCACCGTCGATGAGCGCTACCTGGAGGCGGCGAATGCCTCCGGCGCGACAGCCGCCCAGACGTTCCTGCGAGTCATGCTGCCCCTGCTGATGCCTGGCATCGTCGCAGGTTGGCTCCTGGGTCTGCTGCTGGCCTTCCGCGAAGTGGTGATCTCCTCCCTGCTCCGCCCCGGATCGTACCCTCTGCTCTCACCCTGGATCATGAGCGAATTCGATCAGGGCTTCCGCGCAGAGGCTATGGCCATGACCGTCATCGGCATCCTCGGCTCCACCGCCGTGCTGGTGATCGTCGACTCTCTCCGCCGCAGATACCTCACCCCGAGAGGATGA
- a CDS encoding DNA repair exonuclease has protein sequence MSDLHIGAPVKGTGIPKAQATEDAYSAIDQLQEQLLCSEAEAVLCAGDVFDRHDASERALARAEDLFASFHEAGLPTLVIGGNHDVESPLTEQLHLPGSARWVGRGPLGRDGSDTVLWHEMNIAVHGQGVRDRDELRDLGSGYPTPVSGMINIGLLHTSLTGEWSNRACAPTTVRALQEVQYDAWVLGHVHQPMVLSEAPLIAYPGSVHTHKAGEAGGEGYALLTLTPDAAPSLEFRSLQPQLQL, from the coding sequence ATCTCAGACCTCCACATCGGAGCACCCGTCAAAGGCACCGGTATCCCGAAAGCCCAGGCCACAGAGGACGCGTATTCAGCGATCGATCAGCTGCAGGAGCAGCTGCTCTGCTCCGAAGCTGAGGCGGTCCTCTGTGCCGGTGATGTCTTCGACCGCCACGACGCCAGTGAACGCGCCCTGGCACGTGCCGAGGACCTCTTCGCCTCATTCCACGAAGCCGGCCTGCCCACACTGGTGATCGGTGGAAATCACGACGTCGAATCTCCGCTCACCGAACAGCTGCATCTCCCCGGGTCCGCCCGGTGGGTCGGCAGAGGGCCACTCGGTCGAGATGGTTCCGACACTGTGCTGTGGCACGAGATGAACATTGCTGTGCACGGCCAGGGGGTCCGGGACAGGGATGAGCTGCGAGACCTCGGCAGCGGGTACCCCACCCCGGTCTCAGGCATGATCAACATCGGACTCCTCCACACCAGCCTGACCGGTGAATGGAGCAACCGGGCCTGCGCCCCGACAACTGTCCGAGCGTTGCAGGAAGTCCAGTACGACGCCTGGGTCCTCGGCCACGTTCACCAACCCATGGTTCTCTCCGAGGCCCCCCTGATCGCCTACCCGGGCAGCGTCCACACCCACAAGGCGGGCGAGGCCGGAGGTGAAGGCTACGCGCTGCTCACGCTCACACCGGACGCTGCGCCGTCTCTCGAGTTCCGCTCCCTCCAACCTCAGCTGCAGCTTTAG
- a CDS encoding universal stress protein encodes MAEIIVVGVDESDTARKAAQKAASLAAAFGAELHVATAFNTHKAETLQSIHTQSESDAVSKAYRTLVAQYAAEAEATASKIAEELRSSHPGLTVIPKAVEGKPGAALSDEAARVNADLIVVGNKRVQGITRVLGSVARTLAGETKCDLYIVHTHQH; translated from the coding sequence ATGGCCGAGATCATTGTGGTGGGCGTGGACGAGAGCGACACCGCCAGGAAGGCAGCGCAGAAGGCGGCGTCCCTCGCTGCGGCCTTCGGTGCGGAGCTGCATGTGGCGACTGCCTTCAACACGCATAAGGCAGAGACCCTGCAGTCGATCCACACGCAGAGCGAATCGGACGCTGTCAGCAAGGCGTACCGTACGCTCGTGGCCCAGTACGCCGCAGAAGCAGAGGCCACAGCGTCAAAGATCGCCGAGGAGCTGCGCAGCAGCCACCCAGGCCTGACGGTGATTCCGAAGGCTGTCGAAGGCAAGCCCGGTGCTGCGCTCAGCGACGAGGCCGCCAGGGTGAACGCAGATCTCATCGTGGTGGGCAATAAGCGCGTCCAGGGGATCACCCGAGTCCTCGGCAGCGTGGCGCGGACCCTGGCCGGCGAGACGAAGTGCGATCTCTACATCGTCCATACGCATCAGCACTGA
- a CDS encoding glutaredoxin domain-containing protein has protein sequence MSENADQPDQAIRMFGADWCRDCRRTKAQLDELGVAYTYIDLEAEPEAAEVARDISGRTNIPVVLYPDASHQVEPSNADVDAKLRELHLV, from the coding sequence ATGAGCGAGAACGCAGACCAGCCAGACCAGGCGATCAGAATGTTCGGCGCCGACTGGTGCCGAGACTGCCGGCGGACCAAAGCTCAGCTGGACGAGCTGGGCGTGGCCTACACCTACATCGACCTCGAGGCAGAGCCGGAGGCCGCCGAGGTGGCTCGGGACATCTCCGGGCGGACGAATATCCCGGTCGTGCTCTACCCGGATGCCTCGCACCAGGTGGAGCCGAGCAACGCCGACGTGGACGCCAAGCTGCGCGAACTCCACCTGGTCTGA